A window of Sulfurimonas gotlandica GD1 contains these coding sequences:
- a CDS encoding purine-nucleoside phosphorylase: MIICAGNNENFDFALSTGVGLIETAMNLTRLCLFDKPEFLLFIGSAGSYGNHNIFDIVESKTASNIELAFLSSDAYTPLDNVVSTNIDNTIKDVIVNSSNYISTNAELTKKFLSFGVGIENMEFFSVLKIAEEFNIPAGGVFCITNYTNQNAHEDFLKNHEKAKELLSTHVKNRIKELTK; the protein is encoded by the coding sequence ATGATAATATGCGCTGGAAATAACGAAAACTTTGATTTTGCTCTTTCGACTGGAGTAGGCTTAATTGAAACTGCCATGAATCTAACAAGACTATGTTTGTTTGATAAACCAGAGTTTTTACTTTTTATTGGTTCGGCTGGGAGTTATGGAAACCATAATATATTTGATATTGTAGAATCTAAAACAGCTTCAAATATTGAACTTGCTTTTCTTAGCTCAGATGCTTACACTCCATTAGACAATGTAGTATCTACTAACATAGATAACACCATAAAAGATGTTATAGTAAATTCGTCTAACTATATATCTACAAATGCAGAACTTACGAAAAAGTTTTTAAGCTTTGGAGTGGGAATAGAAAACATGGAATTTTTTAGTGTTTTAAAAATAGCAGAGGAATTTAATATTCCTGCTGGAGGAGTATTTTGTATAACTAACTATACAAACCAAAATGCTCATGAAGACTTTTTAAAGAACCATGAAAAAGCTAAAGAACTGTTAAGTACACATGTAAAAAATAGAATCAAGGAACTAACTAAATAA
- the purB gene encoding adenylosuccinate lyase, with the protein MVERYARPEMSEKWTQHARYAAWLEVEKAAVKAWAKLGKIPQDDADKIVKNATFSVERIEEIEAVTKHDLIAFNTSVSESLGEESRWFHYGMTSSDAVDTGVALQMRDSLNIIIDDVKTLMESIKKRAEEHKMTLMVGRSHGIHGEPITFGLTLAVWYDEMARHLTNLEQTMEVIAVGQISGAMGNFAHAPLELEEYAMAELGLKPEPCSNQVVHRDRYARLATTLALIASSVEKFAVQVRHLQRTEVYEAEEFFAKGQKGSSAMPHKRNPILTENITGLARMIRAYAAPAMENVALWHERDISHSSTERFWLPDAFITMDFMLHRMNNVIANLTVFPENMMRNLNLTGGLVFSQRVLLELPLQGVSREDAYRIVQRNAMKVWEEIQQGKATTNEDGESLYLNHLLADEELRNSLSEKEIRECFNYDYYTKNVDGIFKRVFKK; encoded by the coding sequence ATGGTAGAAAGATATGCAAGACCAGAGATGTCAGAAAAGTGGACACAACATGCAAGATATGCTGCATGGTTAGAAGTAGAAAAAGCTGCGGTTAAAGCTTGGGCAAAACTTGGAAAGATTCCTCAAGACGACGCAGATAAGATTGTAAAAAATGCAACATTCTCAGTTGAACGTATTGAAGAGATTGAAGCAGTTACTAAGCATGACCTTATTGCATTCAACACAAGTGTATCAGAGAGCTTAGGCGAAGAGTCAAGATGGTTCCACTATGGTATGACAAGTTCTGATGCAGTTGATACTGGTGTTGCACTTCAAATGAGAGACTCTTTAAATATTATTATTGATGATGTAAAGACGTTAATGGAATCAATCAAGAAGCGTGCCGAAGAACATAAGATGACTTTAATGGTTGGACGTTCTCATGGAATCCATGGTGAGCCTATCACTTTTGGTTTGACTTTAGCTGTTTGGTATGATGAAATGGCTCGTCACCTGACAAACCTTGAGCAGACTATGGAAGTTATCGCTGTAGGACAAATCTCTGGAGCTATGGGTAACTTTGCACATGCACCACTTGAACTAGAAGAGTATGCTATGGCAGAACTTGGACTAAAACCAGAGCCTTGCTCAAACCAAGTTGTGCATCGTGATCGTTATGCAAGACTTGCTACTACCTTAGCACTCATTGCTTCTTCGGTTGAAAAGTTTGCAGTTCAAGTAAGACACTTACAAAGAACAGAAGTATATGAGGCTGAAGAGTTTTTTGCGAAAGGTCAAAAAGGTTCTTCTGCAATGCCACATAAACGTAACCCTATTCTTACTGAAAATATCACAGGTCTTGCAAGAATGATCAGAGCATACGCAGCACCAGCTATGGAAAATGTTGCTTTATGGCATGAAAGAGATATTAGTCATTCTTCTACTGAGCGTTTCTGGTTACCAGATGCATTTATAACTATGGACTTTATGCTTCACCGTATGAACAACGTAATCGCTAACCTTACAGTATTCCCAGAAAATATGATGAGAAACCTAAACCTTACTGGTGGACTTGTATTTTCTCAGCGTGTACTTTTAGAACTTCCACTTCAAGGTGTATCTCGTGAAGATGCATATAGAATAGTTCAGCGTAATGCTATGAAAGTTTGGGAAGAGATTCAGCAAGGTAAAGCTACAACAAATGAAGATGGTGAATCTTTGTATCTAAATCACTTATTGGCTGATGAAGAGTTAAGAAACTCATTAAGTGAAAAAGAAATTCGTGAATGTTTTAACTATGACTACTATACGAAAAACGTAGATGGTATATTTAAAAGAGTCTTCAAAAAGTAA
- the fliW gene encoding flagellar assembly protein FliW, producing the protein MQKYDVKGSILGFEDTLKVEISEIDELFSTIKDTDNEDIVFTIINPYALREYSFDLPSDIKVILGINEKSNVSVYNVVVIQKPLENSTINFLAPIVVNNDNNKIAQAVLDAKRHPDFGMTESIKSFKE; encoded by the coding sequence ATGCAAAAGTATGACGTTAAGGGAAGTATTTTAGGTTTTGAAGATACTCTAAAAGTAGAGATAAGTGAAATTGATGAACTCTTTTCAACAATCAAAGATACAGATAATGAAGATATAGTTTTTACAATTATTAATCCCTATGCACTTAGAGAATACTCATTTGACTTACCATCTGATATAAAAGTAATTTTAGGTATCAATGAAAAATCTAACGTTAGCGTTTATAACGTTGTTGTTATTCAAAAACCTCTTGAAAACTCTACTATCAACTTTCTAGCTCCAATCGTTGTAAATAACGATAACAATAAAATAGCTCAAGCTGTTTTAGATGCTAAAAGGCATCCAGACTTTGGAATGACAGAGAGTATTAAATCTTTTAAAGAATAA
- a CDS encoding ribonucleoside-diphosphate reductase subunit alpha encodes MITIIKRNGRTEPLDITKIQKYTSAAVKDLSNVSQSELEVDAQIHFRDGITSAEIQKTLIKTAVDKIDIDAPNWTFVASRLFMFNLYHQVNGFTGYGSLKKYFEKGEKEGRLLQGLADMYDLDRLEKHIKPERDMLFNYLGVKTLYDRYLIKDRANNPIELPQHMFMAIAMFLAQREEEKHEWAIKFYDMVSQFQVMLATPTLSNARTTRHQLSSCYIGSTPDNIEGIFDSYAEMAMLSKFGGGIGWDWTGIRSMGSYIDGHKNAAGGTVPFLKITNDIAIAVDQLGTRKGAIAVYMEPWHIDINDFLDLKKNSGEERRRAHDLFPAMWLNDLFMQRVQEDAIWTLFDPYDTKELATLYGEEFNKRYKELEEDESIVKEKVKAKNLWKKILTSYFETGSPFLCFKDNANRANPNNHVGVIRSSNLCTEIFQNTNPNHYKIKFIFENGESISYEEDEIVKVDSGMEKPAKKVTALDSLGGLPIYVVEKEKINGDTAVCNLASVNLSRVNTKEDIDRIVPIAVRCLDNVIDLNFYPIEKVKRTNMKSRSIGLGVMGEAEMLAEQSITWGSQEHFDKIDEIMEAVSFNTISASSDLALEKGIYPDFEGSQWSKGVMPMDHANAEVRNLVDRGGLFASTYEWDDLRAKVKKQGMRNGYLMAIAPTSSISILTGTTQAIEPVFKRKWFEENLSGLIPVVVPNLSPETWAYYTPAYELNQTLLIKAAAIRQKWLDQGQSLNIFITLDKASGRYLNEIYMLAWKLGLKSTYYLRSQSPEVANDVEDRSMECVGCQ; translated from the coding sequence ATGATAACAATTATAAAAAGAAATGGCAGAACAGAGCCACTGGACATTACTAAGATTCAAAAATATACTTCTGCTGCAGTTAAAGACTTAAGCAATGTATCTCAAAGTGAACTCGAAGTAGATGCACAGATTCACTTTCGCGATGGTATTACATCTGCCGAGATACAAAAAACTTTAATTAAAACCGCTGTTGATAAGATAGATATAGATGCTCCTAACTGGACATTTGTTGCATCTAGACTCTTTATGTTTAATCTTTATCATCAAGTTAATGGCTTTACTGGTTATGGTTCTCTAAAAAAATACTTTGAAAAAGGCGAGAAAGAAGGCAGACTTCTTCAGGGCCTTGCAGATATGTATGACTTAGATAGACTTGAAAAACATATCAAGCCTGAGAGAGATATGTTATTTAACTATCTAGGTGTAAAAACGCTCTACGATAGATATCTAATCAAAGATAGAGCAAATAATCCTATAGAGCTTCCTCAGCACATGTTTATGGCTATAGCAATGTTCTTGGCTCAAAGAGAAGAAGAGAAGCATGAGTGGGCTATAAAGTTCTATGATATGGTGTCTCAATTTCAAGTTATGCTTGCAACACCAACTCTTTCAAATGCTAGAACAACTAGACACCAACTTTCATCGTGTTACATCGGCTCTACTCCTGACAATATTGAAGGAATCTTTGACTCATACGCTGAGATGGCTATGCTTTCCAAGTTTGGTGGAGGCATCGGTTGGGATTGGACTGGTATTCGTTCTATGGGCTCATATATTGATGGACATAAAAATGCAGCAGGAGGAACTGTTCCGTTTTTAAAGATAACGAATGACATAGCAATTGCAGTTGATCAGCTAGGAACTAGAAAAGGTGCTATCGCTGTTTATATGGAACCATGGCACATAGATATAAACGACTTTTTAGATTTAAAGAAAAACTCTGGTGAAGAGCGTCGTCGTGCTCATGATCTGTTTCCTGCGATGTGGCTGAATGATTTGTTTATGCAAAGAGTTCAAGAAGATGCTATTTGGACTCTTTTTGACCCTTATGATACTAAAGAGCTAGCTACACTTTATGGTGAAGAATTTAACAAACGTTATAAAGAGTTAGAAGAAGATGAGAGTATTGTAAAAGAGAAAGTAAAAGCTAAAAACCTTTGGAAAAAGATATTAACATCTTACTTTGAAACTGGTTCACCATTCCTTTGTTTTAAAGATAATGCAAACCGTGCAAATCCAAACAACCATGTTGGTGTTATTAGAAGCTCAAACCTTTGTACTGAGATTTTCCAAAACACTAACCCTAACCACTACAAGATAAAGTTCATTTTTGAAAATGGAGAAAGCATCTCTTATGAAGAAGATGAAATTGTAAAAGTAGATAGCGGTATGGAAAAACCAGCAAAGAAAGTTACTGCACTTGACTCTCTTGGTGGACTTCCTATCTACGTAGTTGAAAAAGAAAAAATAAACGGTGATACTGCTGTTTGTAACTTAGCATCTGTTAATCTTTCTCGCGTAAATACTAAAGAAGATATAGATAGAATCGTACCAATCGCTGTTCGTTGTTTAGATAACGTTATAGATTTGAACTTCTATCCAATTGAAAAAGTAAAACGTACTAACATGAAAAGTCGTTCTATCGGTCTTGGTGTTATGGGTGAGGCAGAGATGTTAGCTGAGCAAAGCATAACATGGGGAAGCCAAGAACACTTTGATAAGATAGATGAAATTATGGAAGCTGTTAGTTTTAATACTATCTCTGCATCTTCTGATTTAGCATTAGAAAAAGGAATTTATCCAGATTTTGAAGGCTCACAATGGAGCAAGGGTGTTATGCCTATGGACCATGCAAATGCTGAAGTTAGAAATCTTGTTGATCGTGGTGGACTCTTTGCATCTACATATGAGTGGGATGATTTAAGAGCTAAGGTTAAAAAACAGGGAATGAGAAATGGTTACTTAATGGCTATTGCACCTACAAGTTCTATATCTATTTTAACTGGTACTACTCAAGCTATCGAGCCAGTATTTAAAAGAAAATGGTTTGAAGAGAATCTCAGTGGTCTTATACCTGTGGTTGTTCCAAACCTCTCTCCTGAAACTTGGGCTTACTACACTCCTGCTTATGAGTTAAATCAAACTCTGCTAATTAAAGCTGCAGCAATTAGACAAAAATGGCTAGATCAAGGGCAGAGTCTAAATATATTTATTACACTAGACAAAGCAAGTGGTAGATACTTAAATGAGATATATATGCTTGCTTGGAAACTGGGTCTTAAATCTACTTACTATCTACGTTCACAATCTCCAGAGGTTGCTAACGATGTTGAAGATAGAAGTATGGAATGTGTAGGTTGTCAATAG
- a CDS encoding citrate synthase translates to MSKNTMTLTDNRNGKTYELPILDGTVGPSVVDISTFYKDTGMFTFDRGYTSTASCRSKITYIDGDKGQLMYRGYDISYLANEKTFLDATYLLLHKELPTEKELIDFTDEIRKRSFIHEGMKKLFDSFPDKAHPMAILSAGVSALSTFYFDHLDIDTPQEYMEMAHRIVAKMPTLAAFSYRYSNGLPIIYPDIEKSFTENFLYMMRAYPHNYVDLRPIEIKALDTIFTLHADHEQNASTTSVRNLGSTHAHPYAAISAGIGALWGRAHGGANESVIRQLEMIGTVDRVDEFIARAKDKDDPFKLMGFGHRVYKNFDPRAKILKAIRNELIEELGINSELIAVANKIEQIALSDDYFISRSLYPNIDFYSGLILQALKIPKDMFAVIFVIGRTPGWISQWIELKEEDSIKIARPRQLYIGPEDRTPEY, encoded by the coding sequence ATGAGTAAAAATACTATGACGCTAACAGATAATAGAAACGGAAAAACATACGAACTTCCTATTTTAGACGGTACTGTGGGACCATCTGTTGTTGATATATCAACTTTTTACAAAGATACAGGGATGTTTACCTTCGACAGGGGATATACATCAACTGCATCTTGTCGTTCTAAAATTACTTATATTGATGGAGACAAAGGTCAACTGATGTATAGAGGGTATGATATATCATACCTTGCAAATGAAAAAACTTTTTTAGATGCAACTTATCTCTTGCTGCATAAAGAACTTCCTACAGAAAAGGAACTAATTGATTTTACAGATGAGATAAGAAAACGATCATTCATACACGAAGGAATGAAAAAACTTTTTGACTCTTTCCCAGACAAAGCACATCCTATGGCTATTCTCTCAGCAGGAGTATCTGCTTTATCAACATTTTATTTTGACCATCTAGACATTGATACTCCACAGGAATATATGGAAATGGCTCACCGCATCGTTGCTAAGATGCCTACACTTGCAGCTTTTTCATATAGATACTCAAATGGATTACCAATAATTTACCCAGATATAGAAAAAAGTTTTACAGAAAACTTTCTATATATGATGAGAGCTTATCCTCACAACTATGTTGATCTGCGCCCTATTGAAATAAAAGCATTGGACACAATTTTTACTCTACATGCAGATCATGAACAAAACGCTTCAACAACTTCTGTTCGTAATCTTGGCTCTACACATGCTCACCCTTATGCTGCTATCAGTGCAGGTATTGGTGCTCTGTGGGGTCGTGCTCATGGTGGTGCTAACGAATCTGTTATTCGTCAACTAGAGATGATAGGTACAGTTGATAGAGTAGATGAGTTTATTGCTCGTGCAAAAGATAAAGACGATCCATTTAAACTGATGGGATTTGGTCACCGCGTATATAAAAACTTTGACCCTCGCGCTAAAATACTAAAAGCTATTAGAAATGAACTGATTGAAGAACTTGGTATAAACAGTGAACTTATAGCTGTTGCAAACAAGATAGAGCAAATAGCGCTTAGCGATGATTATTTTATTAGTAGAAGCTTATACCCTAATATTGACTTCTATTCTGGTTTGATTCTTCAAGCTCTAAAAATTCCTAAAGATATGTTTGCTGTTATATTTGTTATAGGTAGAACACCTGGCTGGATTTCTCAGTGGATTGAGTTAAAAGAAGAGGATAGTATAAAGATTGCACGTCCGCGTCAACTATATATTGGACCAGAAGATAGAACTCCAGAGTATTAA
- the rlmN gene encoding 23S rRNA (adenine(2503)-C(2))-methyltransferase RlmN: MTNTKPSLLDFTKKELQTLIKPGFRVNQIFGWLYHQYAESFDDMKNVPKALREELAEKYVVNPLTIVNKEVSTDGTIKYLLQMQDGKTMEAVWLKMKDTQLDENAEVIQEAKYTICVSTQVGCKVGCSFCLTAKGGFTRDLTAGEIVAQVVTLKCDNDHKHNRKINIVYMGMGEPLDNLDNLAKAIEIFKEDDGLCISGKRQTVSTSGLSNKIDQLGKMDLGVHIAISLHAVDDELRTELIPMNKAHNINSIIEAVKRFPIDTRKRVMFEYLVIKGKNDDLGSAKKLVKLLHGIKAKVNLIYFNPYPGTDYDRPSKEDMVTFADYLIKHGLLCTIRDSKGIDISAACGQLKEKTEGEIQ; this comes from the coding sequence ATGACTAACACAAAACCATCATTACTTGATTTTACAAAAAAAGAACTACAAACTTTAATCAAACCTGGCTTTAGAGTCAATCAAATCTTTGGTTGGCTTTACCATCAATATGCCGAAAGTTTTGATGACATGAAGAATGTACCAAAAGCATTGAGAGAAGAACTTGCAGAGAAATATGTAGTAAATCCTCTTACTATTGTAAATAAAGAAGTCTCAACTGACGGAACAATTAAGTATCTTCTTCAGATGCAAGATGGTAAAACGATGGAAGCTGTTTGGCTTAAAATGAAAGATACTCAACTTGATGAAAATGCTGAAGTAATTCAAGAAGCTAAATATACTATCTGTGTTTCAACTCAAGTTGGATGCAAAGTAGGGTGTTCTTTTTGTCTGACTGCAAAAGGTGGTTTTACGAGAGATCTTACAGCTGGAGAGATTGTAGCTCAGGTAGTAACTTTAAAGTGCGATAATGATCACAAACATAACAGAAAAATAAACATTGTCTACATGGGGATGGGTGAACCTCTGGATAACTTAGATAATCTAGCTAAGGCAATAGAAATATTTAAAGAAGATGATGGCTTATGTATCTCAGGTAAACGTCAAACAGTATCTACAAGTGGCCTTAGCAATAAGATAGATCAGCTTGGCAAGATGGATTTAGGTGTTCATATAGCTATATCACTTCACGCTGTTGATGATGAACTAAGAACAGAACTTATTCCTATGAACAAAGCTCACAATATTAACTCTATAATAGAAGCTGTTAAACGCTTTCCTATAGATACTAGAAAAAGGGTAATGTTTGAGTATTTAGTTATAAAAGGAAAAAATGATGATTTGGGCTCTGCAAAGAAGCTTGTTAAACTACTTCATGGTATAAAAGCAAAAGTAAACCTAATCTACTTTAATCCTTATCCAGGAACAGACTATGACAGACCCTCTAAAGAAGATATGGTAACATTTGCCGACTATTTAATCAAACATGGCTTATTATGTACTATAAGAGACTCTAAGGGCATAGATATCAGCGCTGCATGTGGTCAACTTAAAGAGAAGACTGAAGGGGAGATACAATGA
- a CDS encoding trypsin-like peptidase domain-containing protein: MKKTILICLFALTFAYAKDSVEFNYADENTQRKNPTAQNFILSYNNVLENVRTSVVNISTRKTITSGRAYGNPFNDRQERMPQGTSGSGVIISKNGYIVTNNHVVAGADEIKVSIAGDKKEYKAKLIGTDAKSDVAIIKIEGKDLNAVTFLNSDKVKVGDVVFALGNPFGVGETITQGIVSATGRSGIGIVEYEDFIQTDASINPGNSGGALINSAGHLIGINSAIISRTGGNVGIGLAIPSNMVTSIATQLIDKGKYTRAYLGVGISDVNEDMSSFYDNNYGGLIISIEDNSPAAKAGLKRGDLIISINGKEVESASGLKNIVGSFQPSRVVNIKFLRDKKVDIVNVKLGSLDNQVASGTLSYKGMNITALPAELQRLLRINANIGGGVLVDDVEINSEAHTSGIMKDDIVVQIEDTEINSIDDFKLTTSTQQKKRVYIFRRGNIFAIVL; encoded by the coding sequence ATGAAAAAAACAATCTTAATATGTTTATTTGCACTAACTTTTGCTTATGCCAAAGATAGTGTAGAATTCAATTATGCTGATGAAAACACTCAGCGAAAAAATCCTACAGCTCAAAACTTTATTCTATCATATAACAATGTTCTGGAAAATGTTAGAACAAGCGTTGTAAATATATCAACCAGAAAAACAATAACAAGTGGCAGAGCGTATGGTAACCCATTTAACGACAGACAAGAAAGAATGCCTCAAGGCACATCAGGAAGTGGTGTAATAATTTCCAAAAATGGTTACATCGTTACTAACAATCATGTTGTTGCCGGAGCTGATGAAATAAAAGTAAGTATAGCCGGTGACAAAAAAGAGTATAAAGCAAAACTAATCGGTACAGATGCAAAAAGTGATGTTGCAATAATCAAAATTGAAGGCAAAGATTTAAATGCTGTTACATTTTTAAACTCAGATAAAGTAAAAGTCGGTGACGTTGTGTTTGCCCTTGGAAATCCATTTGGTGTTGGTGAGACTATTACCCAGGGCATAGTCTCTGCTACTGGTAGAAGCGGCATCGGTATTGTTGAATATGAAGACTTCATACAAACGGATGCATCTATAAATCCAGGTAATTCAGGTGGTGCTCTTATTAACTCAGCTGGACACTTAATTGGAATAAACTCAGCTATAATCTCAAGAACTGGTGGAAATGTAGGGATAGGTTTAGCGATTCCGTCAAATATGGTTACATCAATAGCCACTCAATTAATTGATAAGGGAAAATACACCCGTGCTTATTTAGGCGTAGGTATATCAGATGTGAATGAGGATATGAGCAGTTTTTACGACAATAACTATGGTGGACTCATAATTAGTATTGAGGATAACTCTCCGGCAGCTAAAGCAGGTTTAAAAAGAGGTGATTTAATTATCTCTATAAACGGGAAAGAGGTAGAGAGTGCAAGTGGGCTTAAAAATATAGTAGGCTCATTTCAACCATCAAGAGTCGTAAATATAAAATTTTTAAGAGATAAAAAAGTAGATATAGTAAACGTAAAACTTGGTTCATTGGACAATCAAGTAGCATCTGGAACGCTTAGTTATAAAGGTATGAATATAACAGCTCTTCCAGCAGAACTACAAAGACTACTAAGGATCAATGCTAACATTGGTGGAGGTGTTTTAGTTGATGACGTAGAGATAAACAGTGAAGCACATACTTCTGGAATCATGAAAGATGATATTGTAGTACAAATAGAAGATACTGAAATAAATAGTATAGACGATTTCAAATTAACTACATCAACTCAGCAGAAAAAAAGAGTATATATATTTAGAAGAGGCAATATTTTTGCCATAGTACTATAA
- the trxC gene encoding thioredoxin TrxC — MRVVCPHCKSVNNIPLLESYKKANCGKCKNSLLETKPIELTDTNFDEVIVNSDIPVIIDFWAPWCGPCKMMGPNFEKSAAKFPLKALYTKVNTENEQNLGARFGIRSIPTIIVFKNGKEVHRISGALDEVNLNNLTSQFI, encoded by the coding sequence ATGCGCGTAGTTTGTCCACATTGTAAAAGCGTTAATAACATTCCACTTTTAGAGTCTTATAAAAAGGCTAACTGCGGAAAGTGTAAAAATTCTCTTCTTGAGACAAAACCGATAGAACTAACAGACACTAACTTCGATGAAGTTATAGTAAATAGTGATATCCCTGTTATTATAGATTTTTGGGCACCTTGGTGTGGACCTTGTAAAATGATGGGACCAAACTTTGAAAAGAGTGCTGCAAAATTTCCGCTAAAAGCACTCTATACAAAAGTGAATACAGAGAATGAACAAAACCTCGGAGCCAGGTTTGGCATCAGAAGCATACCAACAATTATTGTATTTAAAAATGGCAAAGAAGTTCATAGAATTTCCGGTGCTTTAGATGAAGTTAATCTTAATAATTTGACTTCACAATTTATATGA
- a CDS encoding RluA family pseudouridine synthase yields MPFVMKKMYAPIKQKAFLYLIKELDYTQKEAQRLIAKGRLFINGEPMTRTAGEIEGEFEFIYFEPITKGLEATAVYDEFVVFDKPSGVLIHPQNRKTPYSLIDELKYQYGRDANIAHRIDQETSGLVLCAKNKESERDIKMMFEQRDMKKKYLALVHGELKESICIEEPLLRREDESAIVRMVVKVHEEGKASKTDIRPLKYFAETDMTLVECSPYTGRQHQIRVHLFHVKHPIVGDPIYGQSEEDIVKFLDKELDAEKRIELSGASRLLLHANELEFELYDSVYNIKSKVDFEQICLESMITNSQCE; encoded by the coding sequence TTGCCATTTGTAATGAAGAAAATGTATGCACCAATAAAGCAAAAAGCTTTTCTATATCTTATAAAAGAATTGGACTATACACAAAAAGAAGCACAAAGATTAATAGCTAAAGGTCGCCTCTTTATAAATGGTGAGCCTATGACTAGAACAGCTGGTGAAATAGAAGGTGAATTTGAATTTATATACTTTGAGCCAATCACAAAAGGTTTGGAGGCTACAGCTGTTTATGATGAGTTTGTTGTATTTGATAAACCAAGTGGAGTTCTTATTCATCCTCAAAATAGAAAGACACCCTACTCTCTAATAGATGAACTGAAATATCAATACGGAAGAGATGCAAACATAGCACATAGAATAGATCAAGAGACTAGCGGACTTGTTTTGTGTGCAAAAAATAAAGAAAGTGAAAGAGATATTAAAATGATGTTTGAACAAAGAGATATGAAAAAGAAATATCTCGCACTTGTTCACGGAGAGTTAAAAGAAAGTATATGTATAGAAGAACCACTCCTAAGACGTGAAGATGAAAGTGCAATAGTTAGAATGGTTGTAAAGGTTCATGAGGAAGGAAAAGCTTCTAAGACTGATATAAGACCTCTAAAGTATTTTGCGGAGACAGATATGACTTTAGTAGAGTGTTCACCATATACTGGAAGACAACATCAGATAAGAGTTCATTTGTTTCATGTGAAACATCCAATCGTTGGAGACCCAATATATGGACAAAGCGAAGAAGATATAGTTAAGTTTTTAGATAAAGAGCTAGATGCTGAAAAAAGAATAGAACTTAGCGGTGCTTCAAGGTTACTGCTTCATGCAAATGAGCTGGAGTTTGAACTTTATGATAGTGTGTATAATATAAAGAGTAAAGTGGATTTTGAGCAAATATGTTTAGAATCTATGATTACTAATTCACAATGTGAATAA
- a CDS encoding pyrimidine/purine nucleoside phosphorylase — translation MSKLENVSVVKAANIYYDGNVTSRTVELADGSIVSLGIMLPGNYTFGTNEAEIMEMQSGDLEIKLPGEEWKTLNTPETFNVPANSSFDLKIKTVTDYCCSYIKD, via the coding sequence ATGTCAAAACTTGAAAATGTTAGTGTTGTAAAAGCAGCAAATATTTATTATGATGGAAATGTAACTAGCCGTACAGTTGAGTTAGCAGATGGTTCAATTGTATCTTTAGGGATTATGTTACCAGGAAATTATACATTTGGAACTAACGAAGCTGAGATTATGGAGATGCAAAGTGGTGATTTAGAAATCAAATTGCCAGGTGAAGAGTGGAAAACTCTTAATACACCAGAGACTTTTAACGTTCCTGCAAACTCTTCTTTTGATTTAAAAATCAAAACAGTTACTGATTACTGCTGCTCATACATTAAGGACTAA